A single region of the Amphiura filiformis chromosome 7, Afil_fr2py, whole genome shotgun sequence genome encodes:
- the LOC140157227 gene encoding tubulin alpha-1C chain-like, which translates to MRECISIHVGQAGVQMGNSCWELYCLEHGIQPDGQMPSDKTVGGGDDSFNTFFSETSSGKHVPRAIFVDLEPTVVDEIRTGTYRQLFHPEQMITGKEDAANNYARGHYTVGKEHIDQVTDRIRRLSDQCSGLQGFLIFHSFGGGTGSGFTSLLMERLSVDYGKKSKLEFSVYPAPQISTAVVEPYNSILTTHTTLEHSDAAFMVDNEAIYEICQRNLDIERPSYTNLNRLIAQVVSSITASLRFDGSLNVDLTEFQTNLVPYPRIHFPMATYAPVISAEKAYHEQLTVAEITNACFEPANQMVKCDPRHGKYMACCLLFRGDVVPKDVSSAIATIKTMRSIQFVDWCPTGFKVGINYQPPTVVPGGDLAKLQRAVCMLSNTTAIAEAWARLDHKFDLMYAKRAFVHWYVGEGMEEGEFSEAREDLAALEKDYEEVATDSHDGDEDEEEDEY; encoded by the exons CGTGAATGTATCTCTATCCATGTTGGCCAAGCCGGTGTGCAGATGGGCAATTCCTGCTGGGAGTTGTATTGCTTGGAGCATGGTATCCAGCCTGATGGTCAGATGCCTAGTGATAAGACTGTTGGAGGAGGTGATGACTCCTTCAATACTTTCTTCAGTGAAACTTCCAGCGGCAAGCATGTCCCAAGGGCGATCTTCGTTGACTTGGAACCTACTGTTGTGG ATGAAATTCGTACTGGTACCTACCGTCAGCTTTTCCATCCCGAGCAGATGATAACTGGCAAGGAGGATGCGGCCAACAACTATGCACGTGGTCACTACACAGTGGGCAAAGAGCATATTGATCAAGTCACTGACAGGATTAGAAGACTG TCTGATCAATGCTCAGGTCTTCAAGGCTTCCTCATCTTCCACAGCTTCGGTGGTGGCACTGGGTCTGGCTTCACATCTCTCCTTATGGAACGTCTCTCTGTCGACTACGGCAAGAAATCCAAGCTTGAATTCTCCGTTTATCCGGCTCCTCAGATCTCTACAGCTGTTGTCGAGCCATACAACTCTATTCTAACCACTCACACCACTCTTGAACATTCCGACGCCGCTTTCATGGTGGACAATGAAGCCATATACGAGATTTGTCAGCGTAATCTAGACATTGAGCGCCCATCTTATACCAATCTTAACCGTCTTATTGCTCAGGTAGTTTCCTCCATTACCGCATCTTTGCGTTTTGATGGTTCACTCAATGTCGATCTGACAGAATTTCAGACCAATTTGGTGCCCTACCCGCGTATTCATTTTCCTATGGCTACCTATGCGCCTGTAATATCTGCTGAGAAAGCTTACCATGAGCAGTTGACCGTGGCTGAAATCACCAATGCCTGTTTCGAACCAGCTAATCAGATGGTAAAATGTGACCCTCGTCACGGTAAATACATGGCATGTTGTCTGCTGTTCCGAGGCGACGTAGTTCCCAAAGATGTAAGCTCGGCAATTGCTACAATTAAAACCATGCGTAGCATCCAGTTTGTCGACTGGTGTCCAACTGGCTTCAAAGTAGGCATCAACTACCAGCCACCGACTGTTGTGCCTGGTGGAGACCTGGCCAAGCTGCAGCGTGCTGTCTGCATGTTGAGCAACACCACTGCCATTGCTGAAGCCTGGGCTCGTCTGGATCACAAATTTGATCTGATGTACGCCAAGCGTGCTTTCGTTCATTGGTACGTCGGTGAAGGCATGGAAGAAGGTGAATTCTCTGAGGCTCGTGAAGATCTTGCAGCTTTGGAGAAAGATTATGAGGAGGTTGCTACTGATTCGCACGATGGGgacgaagacgaagaagaagatgaaTATTGA